A genomic stretch from Vibrio coralliilyticus includes:
- the fieF gene encoding CDF family cation-efflux transporter FieF (FieF, a metal efflux transporter, is a member of the CDF (cation diffusion facilitator) family of transporters.), whose translation MKHEYARLVTLAAWTATIVATLLLMVKLAAWWVTGSVSLLASLIDSMLDIAASLVNLFVVRYSLQPADREHTFGHGKAESLAALAQAMFISGSAVFLILNGVERFFRPHELQSPEYGVYVSLFAIVITFALVQFQKYVVKQTGSQAIAADSLHYQSDLYMNAAIMLALGLSWFGITQADAVFAVGIGLYILYSAVQMVREAIQTLLDRKLPDEELEEIKACCLSVDGVLGVHQLRTRMSGPTRFIQLHLELEDQIPLLEAHRISDSVENRLLERFPHADVLIHQDPYSVVFGPEKEQKAQDW comes from the coding sequence ATGAAACACGAATATGCACGTTTAGTAACACTGGCTGCTTGGACAGCGACGATTGTTGCAACGTTACTGCTGATGGTTAAGTTGGCAGCATGGTGGGTGACGGGCTCAGTCAGTTTACTCGCCTCATTGATTGACTCTATGCTCGATATTGCCGCATCTCTGGTCAACCTTTTTGTCGTCAGATATTCACTGCAACCCGCTGACAGAGAGCATACCTTTGGTCATGGTAAAGCTGAGTCCTTGGCGGCGTTGGCTCAGGCGATGTTTATTTCTGGCTCTGCGGTCTTCTTGATCCTCAATGGTGTAGAGCGCTTTTTCCGCCCTCATGAACTGCAATCTCCCGAATATGGGGTATACGTGAGTTTATTTGCCATTGTGATTACCTTTGCTCTTGTTCAGTTCCAAAAATACGTGGTTAAACAAACGGGCAGTCAGGCCATTGCTGCGGACTCTTTGCACTATCAATCTGATTTATACATGAATGCTGCAATTATGTTAGCGCTGGGCTTAAGTTGGTTTGGCATTACTCAAGCGGATGCGGTGTTTGCCGTCGGGATTGGTTTATACATTTTATATAGTGCTGTGCAGATGGTACGAGAAGCGATTCAGACTCTGCTGGATCGTAAGTTGCCGGATGAAGAGTTGGAAGAAATCAAGGCGTGCTGCTTATCAGTCGATGGAGTTTTAGGGGTGCACCAATTACGAACACGTATGTCGGGCCCAACGCGTTTTATTCAGTTACACCTTGAGCTTGAAGATCAGATCCCGCTGCTTGAAGCGCATCGCATTTCTGACTCAGTAGAAAATCGGTTATTGGAACGCTTCCCGCATGCCGATGTATTGATCCACCAAGACCCGTATTCGGTTGTTTTTGGGCCGGAGAAAGAGCAAAAAGCCCAAGATTGGTAG
- a CDS encoding CpxP family protein, translating to MKTAKKLILAAVILPLTLGTASAFAFGGKDHKKGHHGEFGFDRGIMRQLDLTDAQKEQMKVLRETSKTEMKAEFKQNFETRHAEMQANKEKLQALVLADTFDKTAANELAKQMVEQQTARKVKMLEKQHQMLSILTPEQKNKYVELQKERAEKRFNKMQERLSDS from the coding sequence ATGAAAACGGCAAAGAAATTGATATTAGCGGCGGTGATTCTTCCTTTGACTCTGGGCACGGCAAGTGCATTCGCTTTTGGTGGCAAAGATCATAAAAAAGGCCACCACGGTGAGTTTGGTTTTGATCGTGGCATTATGCGTCAGCTTGATTTAACGGACGCGCAGAAAGAACAGATGAAAGTGCTGCGTGAAACGTCTAAAACCGAAATGAAAGCAGAGTTTAAACAAAACTTTGAAACTCGACATGCTGAAATGCAAGCCAATAAAGAAAAACTTCAAGCCTTGGTACTCGCGGATACGTTCGATAAAACGGCTGCGAATGAGTTAGCCAAACAAATGGTTGAGCAGCAGACTGCACGTAAAGTAAAAATGTTGGAAAAACAACATCAGATGTTGAGCATCCTGACGCCAGAGCAGAAAAACAAATATGTTGAACTGCAAAAAGAGCGTGCTGAGAAGCGCTTCAATAAGATGCAAGAGCGCTTAAGCGATAGTTAA
- a CDS encoding response regulator, translating into MANILLIDDDTELTSLLKEVLTFEGYSVSEANDGEAGLEAVNDSIDLILLDVMMPKLNGMETLKRLREHWETPVLMLTAKGEEIDRVIGLELGADDYLPKPFSDRELLARIRAILRRTQAKIGTKNSDCIHYQDIKIYPGKQEAYCQEQYLELTTTEFALLSHFVQHPGETLTKETLSLDVLGKRLAAFDRAIDMHVSNLRKKLPEREDGKSRIKTLRGRGYLLVEED; encoded by the coding sequence ATGGCAAATATCCTATTAATTGATGATGACACCGAGCTAACCAGCTTACTCAAAGAGGTGCTGACGTTCGAAGGTTATAGTGTATCTGAGGCTAACGACGGAGAAGCTGGACTTGAGGCGGTTAATGACAGCATCGATTTAATACTGCTCGATGTCATGATGCCCAAACTCAACGGTATGGAAACCCTTAAACGCCTACGTGAACACTGGGAAACCCCTGTATTAATGCTGACCGCTAAAGGGGAGGAAATAGATAGGGTTATTGGATTAGAGTTAGGGGCCGACGATTACCTACCTAAACCCTTCAGTGATCGCGAACTGCTAGCGCGTATTCGTGCTATTTTGCGCCGCACACAGGCCAAAATCGGCACGAAAAACAGCGACTGTATCCACTATCAAGACATCAAAATTTATCCGGGTAAACAGGAAGCGTATTGCCAGGAGCAGTATCTTGAACTCACCACAACAGAGTTTGCCCTATTGAGCCACTTCGTTCAGCATCCTGGAGAAACCTTAACCAAAGAGACTCTCAGTTTGGATGTTCTGGGGAAACGACTCGCTGCTTTTGATCGTGCGATTGATATGCATGTCTCTAACCTCAGGAAAAAGCTGCCAGAGCGTGAAGATGGTAAGTCACGTATCAAAACTTTGCGCGGGCGCGGCTATTTGTTGGTAGAGGAAGATTAA
- the cpxA gene encoding envelope stress sensor histidine kinase CpxA: MRLPKITSLYGRIFAIFWFTMFLVLIAVLSLPHLDPRKSRDIPADHYQKLLATKQKIEQSFADETDLRRIIFQLEGPKRSPRDPRPRFVLTDLEGNILTTRDRKDFKLKAVQNFITGIEDPDKPKQRLYGHYMVAGPLPITLAQKDLLLYIGVKWNQPSPFLIRLFDKPFQLLFAVMLVSTPLLLWLAWALSQPARKLERAAKRVAKGEFFVDPQLEKGTSEFRQAGKSFNQMVEAVNQMISGQQRLLSDISHELRSPLTRLRMATALASRKQGESPELTRIDTEAQRLEQMIGELLELSRMQVDSHVEREQQPIVSLWEAILSDAQFEAEQMEKSLSYNDIPDRMISGNPKLLMSAVDNIVRNAIYYGKDIIQVSLDVHSDQLTISVDDNGEGVPEQELEAIFRPFYRVSTARDRHSGGTGLGLAITENAIRQHSGTIRALRSELGGLKVEILLPLIPKQ; the protein is encoded by the coding sequence ATGCGTCTGCCCAAAATCACCAGCCTCTACGGGCGCATCTTTGCTATCTTCTGGTTCACCATGTTTCTGGTGCTGATCGCTGTTTTGTCTCTACCTCATCTAGATCCACGTAAATCAAGAGATATCCCTGCTGATCATTACCAAAAACTGTTGGCCACTAAGCAGAAGATTGAACAAAGCTTTGCTGACGAAACGGATCTACGGCGTATTATTTTTCAGTTAGAAGGCCCCAAGCGATCACCACGAGATCCTCGTCCTCGCTTTGTCCTGACCGATCTTGAAGGCAATATCCTCACGACCCGGGATCGCAAGGACTTCAAGCTCAAAGCGGTACAAAATTTTATTACCGGCATCGAAGATCCAGATAAGCCGAAACAAAGGCTCTATGGGCACTATATGGTGGCAGGACCATTGCCAATCACACTGGCGCAGAAGGATCTTCTGTTGTACATCGGCGTCAAATGGAATCAACCCTCTCCTTTCCTAATTCGACTGTTTGATAAACCCTTCCAATTGCTGTTTGCTGTAATGCTGGTGAGTACCCCTTTGCTCCTGTGGCTTGCCTGGGCGCTCAGTCAACCGGCCAGAAAACTGGAGCGAGCCGCTAAGCGCGTAGCAAAAGGAGAGTTTTTTGTTGATCCACAATTAGAAAAAGGCACCTCAGAGTTTCGCCAAGCTGGCAAAAGTTTTAACCAGATGGTCGAAGCCGTAAATCAAATGATTTCAGGTCAACAGCGCTTGCTGTCTGATATCTCACATGAGCTTCGCTCACCCTTAACCCGCTTACGGATGGCCACAGCCCTTGCCTCACGAAAACAGGGAGAAAGCCCAGAGCTCACTCGCATAGATACAGAAGCGCAACGGCTAGAGCAAATGATCGGTGAATTGCTGGAGCTATCCCGTATGCAAGTCGATAGTCACGTCGAGCGCGAACAACAACCCATTGTGAGTCTTTGGGAGGCGATTCTTTCCGATGCGCAATTTGAAGCGGAACAAATGGAAAAGTCACTGAGCTATAATGACATCCCTGATCGCATGATTTCGGGCAACCCGAAATTGCTGATGAGCGCTGTCGATAATATTGTTCGTAACGCTATCTACTACGGTAAGGATATTATTCAAGTATCACTCGACGTTCATTCAGACCAGCTCACTATCTCTGTGGATGATAATGGGGAAGGTGTGCCGGAGCAAGAGCTTGAAGCCATCTTCCGTCCTTTCTACCGCGTCTCTACAGCACGTGATCGTCACAGCGGTGGCACTGGATTAGGGTTAGCCATTACCGAAAATGCCATCCGCCAGCATAGTGGTACCATTCGCGCTTTACGTAGCGAGCTTGGTGGCCTGAAAGTAGAAATTCTCCTACCGCTGATACCAAAGCAATAA
- a CDS encoding superoxide dismutase, whose translation MSHTFPDLPYAYDSLEPYIDAKTMEVHYSKHHRTYFDKFIAAVKGTELENASLKDIFANISQYSPAIRNNGGGYYNHILYWHCMTPGALGEPEGDLAKAINATFGSFEQFKALFADAAINTFGSGFAWLVVKEGQLHITSTSNQDNPLMDVAGVQGEPILALDVWEHAYYISYQNRRPEYIDAWWNVVNWDAVSENYAVALAQNA comes from the coding sequence ATGTCTCACACTTTCCCTGACCTGCCTTACGCTTACGATTCACTAGAGCCGTATATCGACGCTAAAACCATGGAAGTCCATTACAGTAAGCATCACAGAACATACTTCGATAAATTTATTGCTGCAGTCAAAGGTACCGAACTGGAAAATGCCTCACTGAAAGATATCTTTGCCAATATTTCCCAGTACTCTCCAGCCATTCGCAACAACGGTGGAGGTTACTACAATCATATTCTTTATTGGCACTGCATGACACCAGGTGCACTCGGCGAACCTGAAGGCGACTTGGCAAAAGCGATTAATGCTACTTTTGGAAGTTTTGAGCAATTTAAGGCTCTGTTCGCCGATGCGGCCATCAATACCTTCGGTTCTGGTTTTGCGTGGTTAGTCGTCAAAGAAGGTCAGCTGCACATCACTTCCACAAGTAATCAAGACAATCCATTGATGGATGTGGCGGGCGTTCAAGGTGAGCCTATTCTGGCGCTGGATGTATGGGAGCATGCTTACTACATCAGTTACCAAAACCGTCGCCCTGAATACATTGATGCTTGGTGGAATGTCGTCAACTGGGATGCCGTCAGTGAAAACTATGCAGTAGCTCTAGCGCAAAACGCATAG
- the trmL gene encoding tRNA (uridine(34)/cytosine(34)/5-carboxymethylaminomethyluridine(34)-2'-O)-methyltransferase TrmL: protein MFDIALYEPEIAPNTGNIIRLCANCGANLHLIEPLGFDLEEKKVRRAGLDYHDLARVTRHKNYQAFVEYLEKERESFRIFACTTKTTGHHVDAHFQRGDVLLFGPETRGLPAELIESMPMEQRIRIPMMPDARSLNLSNAVAIIAFEAWRQMGFEGAQ, encoded by the coding sequence ATGTTCGATATCGCCCTTTATGAGCCTGAAATTGCCCCAAATACAGGAAACATTATTCGCCTGTGTGCTAACTGTGGTGCAAACCTGCATTTAATTGAGCCATTAGGGTTTGATTTAGAAGAGAAAAAAGTCCGCCGCGCTGGTCTCGACTACCATGACTTAGCACGTGTCACTCGGCATAAGAACTATCAAGCGTTTGTTGAATACCTAGAAAAAGAGCGCGAAAGCTTCCGTATTTTTGCCTGTACGACAAAAACAACTGGTCATCACGTTGATGCTCATTTCCAGAGAGGTGACGTGTTACTGTTTGGCCCAGAAACCCGCGGCCTGCCAGCAGAGCTTATTGAGAGTATGCCAATGGAACAGCGCATTCGCATCCCAATGATGCCTGATGCTCGCAGCCTCAATTTATCTAACGCAGTCGCCATTATCGCTTTTGAAGCATGGCGACAAATGGGCTTTGAAGGTGCTCAATAG
- the trpS gene encoding tryptophan--tRNA ligase, with product MSKPIVLSGVQPSGELSIGNYLGALRQWQQMQDDYDCQYCVVDLHAITVRQDPKALHEATLDALAICLAVGVDPQKSTLFVQSHVPEHAQLGWLLNCYTQMGELGRMTQFKDKSARYSKDSSSQFGDVNVGLFDYPVLMAADILLYGAHQVPVGSDQKQHLELARDIANRFNNIYSPEQPIFQVPEPYIPTVNARVMSLQDATKKMSKSDDNRKNVITLLEEPKSIIKKINKAQTDAETPPRIAHDWDNKAGISNLMGLYSAATGKSFEEIEVKYHGVEMYGPFKKDVGEAIVAMLEPIQAEYHRIRTDRAYMDQVMKQGAEKASARAAETLKKAYEAVGFVARP from the coding sequence ATGAGCAAACCCATCGTATTGAGTGGTGTTCAACCATCAGGTGAACTAAGTATCGGTAACTACTTGGGTGCTCTACGTCAATGGCAGCAGATGCAAGATGATTACGATTGCCAATACTGTGTTGTCGACCTTCACGCAATTACGGTTCGCCAAGATCCGAAAGCGTTGCACGAAGCGACTCTAGACGCACTAGCAATTTGTCTTGCAGTTGGTGTTGATCCGCAAAAGAGCACGCTATTTGTTCAGTCACATGTACCAGAGCATGCTCAACTTGGTTGGCTTCTTAACTGTTACACCCAGATGGGTGAACTGGGTCGAATGACTCAGTTTAAAGACAAGTCTGCGCGTTATTCGAAAGACTCATCTAGCCAATTTGGTGATGTGAACGTGGGCTTGTTTGACTACCCAGTGTTGATGGCAGCAGATATCCTTCTCTACGGTGCGCATCAAGTACCAGTAGGTAGTGACCAGAAGCAGCACCTTGAATTAGCACGTGATATCGCTAACCGCTTCAACAACATCTACTCACCAGAGCAGCCAATCTTCCAAGTGCCGGAGCCGTATATTCCAACAGTGAATGCGCGAGTGATGAGCTTGCAAGATGCGACTAAGAAGATGTCTAAGTCGGATGATAACCGTAAGAACGTGATCACTCTGCTTGAAGAGCCTAAGTCAATCATCAAGAAGATTAACAAAGCTCAGACAGATGCAGAAACGCCACCGCGTATTGCTCATGACTGGGATAACAAAGCCGGTATTTCTAACCTAATGGGCCTTTACTCGGCAGCGACAGGTAAGAGCTTTGAAGAGATTGAAGTTAAGTACCATGGCGTTGAGATGTACGGTCCATTTAAGAAAGATGTTGGTGAAGCAATTGTTGCTATGCTTGAGCCTATTCAAGCTGAATACCACCGTATCCGTACAGATCGCGCATACATGGATCAGGTGATGAAGCAGGGTGCTGAGAAAGCGTCTGCACGCGCCGCTGAGACACTGAAGAAAGCATACGAAGCGGTAGGTTTTGTGGCTCGCCCATAG
- a CDS encoding phosphoglycolate phosphatase encodes MSNIKLIAFDLDGTLLDSVPDLAVAADQAVQALGYPAVTEEQVRDYVGNGADVLIGRSLSRSLTVSPDLDPELHAKARILFDDYYEQSGHKLSHLYPAVKETLAELHEADFTMALVTNKPSKFVPEVLAKHGIDKYFVDVIGGDTFPEKKPNPMALNWLLEKHGCQPQEMLMVGDSSNDIKAAKNAGCHSFGLTYGYNHGEPISASQPDYVADTIADLAELLMVSA; translated from the coding sequence ATGAGCAATATTAAATTAATCGCATTCGATTTAGACGGTACGCTACTTGATAGCGTGCCTGATTTGGCGGTTGCTGCTGACCAAGCCGTACAAGCATTAGGCTACCCTGCGGTGACAGAAGAGCAAGTGCGTGACTATGTTGGTAACGGCGCTGATGTTCTTATTGGTCGTTCGCTGAGTCGCAGCCTAACGGTTTCACCAGATTTAGACCCAGAATTGCATGCTAAAGCGCGTATTCTGTTTGATGACTACTACGAGCAAAGTGGACACAAGCTTAGCCACCTTTACCCCGCGGTAAAAGAAACCTTGGCGGAGCTGCACGAAGCGGACTTTACCATGGCGCTAGTGACCAACAAGCCATCGAAGTTTGTCCCTGAGGTTCTGGCGAAGCACGGTATTGATAAGTACTTTGTTGATGTGATTGGTGGTGATACGTTCCCCGAGAAAAAGCCTAACCCAATGGCACTAAATTGGCTGCTTGAGAAACATGGCTGCCAGCCACAAGAAATGCTAATGGTGGGTGATTCAAGTAACGATATCAAAGCGGCGAAAAACGCAGGCTGTCATTCGTTTGGTTTGACCTATGGCTACAACCACGGTGAGCCTATTTCTGCCTCTCAACCGGATTATGTCGCAGATACCATCGCAGATTTAGCAGAACTCTTAATGGTTTCAGCTTAA
- the rpe gene encoding ribulose-phosphate 3-epimerase: MKDFLIAPSILSADMARLGEDVEKVLAAGADVVHFDVMDNHYVPNLTFGAPICQALRDYGITAPIDVHLMVKPVDRIIPDFAKAGASMITFHIEASEHVDRTLQLIKEHGCKAGVVLNPATPLSHLEYIIDKVDMILLMSVNPGFGGQSFIPKTLDKLRAVRKMIDQSGRDIRLEIDGGVKVENIKEIAEAGADMFVAGSAIFNQPDYKQVIDEMRAELAKVN, encoded by the coding sequence ATGAAAGATTTCCTTATCGCTCCATCGATTCTATCTGCAGATATGGCTCGCTTAGGCGAAGACGTAGAAAAAGTTCTCGCAGCGGGTGCCGATGTGGTTCACTTTGACGTAATGGATAACCACTACGTACCTAACCTAACCTTTGGTGCGCCTATCTGTCAGGCACTGCGTGACTACGGTATTACTGCACCAATCGATGTACACCTAATGGTGAAGCCAGTCGATCGCATTATTCCTGACTTCGCTAAAGCAGGTGCGTCTATGATCACTTTCCATATCGAAGCCTCTGAGCACGTTGATCGCACACTTCAGCTTATCAAAGAGCATGGTTGTAAAGCGGGTGTGGTACTCAACCCAGCGACACCGCTATCTCACCTTGAGTACATCATTGATAAAGTAGATATGATTCTTCTGATGTCAGTAAACCCAGGCTTTGGCGGTCAATCTTTCATTCCTAAAACACTCGATAAGCTACGCGCTGTACGCAAAATGATTGATCAATCTGGTCGCGATATTCGTTTGGAAATTGATGGCGGTGTTAAGGTTGAAAACATCAAAGAGATCGCAGAAGCAGGCGCAGATATGTTCGTCGCAGGTTCGGCTATCTTCAACCAGCCAGACTACAAACAAGTGATCGATGAAATGCGCGCTGAACTGGCTAAGGTTAACTAA
- the dam gene encoding adenine-specific DNA-methyltransferase translates to MKKQRAFLKWAGGKYGLVEDIQRYLPEGRKLVEPFVGAGSVFLNTDYEQYLLADINPDLINLYNLLKEKPDDYISEARRWFVPENNRKDAYLSIRAEFNGTDDVMYRSLAFLYMNRFGFNGLCRYNKKGGFNVPFGSYKKPYFPQAELEFFAQKAKKATFVCESYTDTFKRARKGSVVYCDPPYAPLSNTANFTSYAGNGFTLDDQAALADVAEKAAKERNIPVLISNHDTTLTRRLYHGAELNVVKVKRTISRNGAGRNKVDELLALFKPQDNR, encoded by the coding sequence ATGAAGAAGCAGCGTGCCTTCCTGAAATGGGCGGGTGGAAAATACGGACTTGTCGAAGATATCCAGCGATACTTGCCTGAAGGTCGTAAGCTGGTAGAGCCGTTCGTTGGTGCTGGTTCTGTATTTCTCAATACTGACTATGAGCAGTATCTGCTTGCTGACATTAATCCTGATCTGATTAATCTCTATAATTTACTTAAAGAAAAGCCAGACGATTATATTTCAGAGGCCAGACGATGGTTTGTCCCTGAAAACAATCGCAAAGATGCCTACTTGTCTATTCGAGCAGAGTTTAATGGCACCGATGACGTGATGTATCGCTCGCTGGCGTTCCTTTACATGAACCGTTTTGGTTTTAATGGCTTATGCCGTTACAACAAGAAAGGCGGTTTTAACGTCCCGTTCGGTTCGTATAAAAAGCCTTATTTTCCTCAGGCTGAGCTGGAGTTCTTTGCCCAAAAAGCGAAGAAAGCGACATTTGTGTGCGAGAGCTACACCGACACGTTCAAACGTGCTCGCAAGGGCAGTGTAGTGTATTGCGATCCACCCTACGCTCCACTTTCTAATACAGCCAACTTTACCTCTTATGCGGGCAACGGCTTTACTTTGGATGACCAGGCCGCATTGGCGGATGTGGCAGAAAAAGCCGCTAAAGAGCGTAATATTCCAGTGTTGATTTCTAACCATGATACGACGTTAACACGCCGGCTATACCACGGGGCAGAACTCAATGTCGTCAAGGTTAAGCGTACGATCAGCCGCAATGGCGCTGGGCGCAACAAAGTAGATGAACTATTGGCGTTGTTTAAGCCACAAGACAACCGTTAA
- a CDS encoding SPOR domain-containing protein, whose translation MSLTHESRVLELASQVELLERMQLLTNFGSNLVTVGGASGAGKSWLAQRYLEAWVSDKNQSLLMCHPSQDDQQRRTMILSQLFSDSMFNPADPLAESFARQMQGESCDAVIVVDDAHLLQETFVSELWMLILEAQENPAWTINVVLFAQSNSLDVLLTRLSYGQDHKPIDLEIEPLSQDEADRFFEHLVIRFVEDEREKRVRNAYRTVARRPGEIMALGDHKVEKRIIIRSIIGSPINIALLVVTLLLLIGGGYWWMMSQPSPDDKAQQMVDAIEQTVIPTLAKDPEPETELNNSMEEESMSTDPMLASAEDDSESLPPAVTEQTSSVGNPESDHQRVVITSEVVDALLEGKPETADTTAIEQVVEQSIPQSEQSATPSAVEAEPIAQTENSPQPEKTVITFSFTKEELKRFSPRSYTLQLAAVQSLEDVQAFLDKYKLSDNVYIYPTVRNDIEWFIVTYQNYPTIQVARDAVDALPEDLQRLDPWAKSLSQVHREIDRVK comes from the coding sequence ATGAGTTTGACGCATGAATCCCGTGTGTTGGAGTTAGCTTCTCAAGTTGAATTGCTTGAACGTATGCAATTGCTGACTAACTTCGGTTCAAACTTAGTCACTGTTGGCGGTGCATCAGGGGCTGGTAAGTCTTGGCTTGCCCAGCGTTATTTAGAAGCGTGGGTGTCAGATAAAAACCAATCACTCCTGATGTGTCATCCAAGTCAGGATGATCAGCAGCGCCGTACTATGATTCTGTCTCAGCTCTTTTCTGACTCAATGTTCAATCCTGCAGATCCTCTAGCTGAGAGTTTTGCCCGCCAGATGCAGGGGGAAAGCTGCGATGCGGTGATTGTTGTGGATGACGCCCATCTTCTACAGGAGACATTTGTATCTGAATTGTGGATGCTGATTTTGGAAGCGCAGGAAAACCCTGCTTGGACAATTAATGTGGTGTTGTTTGCCCAGTCGAATAGTTTGGATGTATTACTGACTCGGCTCAGTTATGGGCAGGATCACAAGCCAATTGATCTGGAGATCGAACCACTAAGTCAGGATGAAGCCGATCGATTTTTTGAACACTTAGTGATTCGTTTTGTCGAAGATGAAAGAGAAAAACGCGTACGTAATGCGTACCGAACTGTGGCCCGTCGACCGGGTGAGATTATGGCTTTAGGGGATCATAAAGTGGAAAAAAGGATTATTATCCGCTCAATTATTGGCTCACCAATTAACATCGCATTATTGGTGGTGACCTTACTGTTATTGATTGGTGGTGGGTACTGGTGGATGATGAGTCAACCCTCGCCGGATGATAAAGCACAGCAAATGGTTGATGCTATTGAGCAGACCGTCATCCCTACTTTAGCTAAAGACCCTGAGCCTGAAACGGAGCTGAATAACTCGATGGAAGAGGAGTCGATGAGCACCGATCCTATGCTTGCTTCTGCGGAAGATGATTCTGAATCTCTACCGCCGGCGGTAACAGAGCAAACGTCGAGCGTGGGTAATCCAGAAAGTGATCATCAGCGTGTCGTGATTACTTCTGAGGTGGTAGATGCTCTGCTCGAGGGTAAGCCTGAAACCGCAGATACCACCGCTATAGAACAAGTGGTTGAGCAGTCTATTCCTCAATCAGAACAATCAGCGACTCCAAGTGCTGTGGAAGCCGAGCCGATTGCTCAAACAGAGAATTCCCCTCAACCAGAAAAGACAGTCATTACGTTCTCTTTTACCAAAGAGGAACTAAAGCGCTTTTCTCCCCGTAGCTATACGCTACAGCTGGCCGCCGTACAATCACTGGAAGATGTGCAAGCTTTTCTCGATAAATATAAATTATCTGACAATGTGTATATCTATCCAACGGTGCGCAATGATATCGAGTGGTTCATCGTCACATATCAAAACTATCCAACCATTCAGGTGGCAAGGGATGCAGTAGATGCATTGCCTGAAGACTTGCAACGACTAGACCCTTGGGCAAAATCGCTCAGTCAGGTTCACCGTGAAATTGATCGAGTGAAATAA
- the aroB gene encoding 3-dehydroquinate synthase gives MERITVSLGERSYPISIGAGLFNDPAHLSFLSAKQKVVVITNVTVAPLYADKILSLLEQVGCEASVLELPDGEQYKSLDTFNTVMSYLLEGNFARDVVVIALGGGVIGDLVGFSAACYQRGVDFIQIPTTLLSQVDSSVGGKTAVNHKLGKNMIGAFYQPKSVIIDTDCLATLPPREFAAGIAEVIKYGIIYDQDFFVWLEENLDKLYALDEQALTYAIARCCQIKAEVVALDEKESGIRALLNLGHTFGHAIEAELGYGKWLHGEAVSSGTVMAAKTAELQGLITEQQVERILSILKRAQLPVHTPETMTFDDFMKHMMRDKKVLAGELRLVLPTSIGSAEVVKGVPESVIKQAIDFCRDI, from the coding sequence ATGGAACGGATTACGGTCAGTTTAGGTGAGCGTAGCTATCCAATCTCAATTGGTGCCGGATTATTTAATGATCCGGCCCACCTTTCTTTTTTATCTGCAAAACAAAAAGTCGTTGTGATTACTAACGTCACGGTTGCTCCTTTGTACGCTGATAAAATCTTATCTCTTCTTGAGCAAGTAGGCTGCGAAGCCTCTGTACTTGAGTTGCCAGACGGCGAACAGTACAAATCGCTGGATACTTTTAATACTGTGATGAGTTACCTTCTTGAAGGCAACTTTGCACGTGATGTCGTCGTGATAGCACTTGGCGGCGGTGTGATTGGTGATCTCGTTGGCTTTTCTGCTGCATGCTACCAACGTGGTGTCGACTTTATTCAGATCCCAACCACGCTATTGTCTCAGGTGGACTCCTCAGTCGGTGGTAAAACTGCTGTGAACCACAAGCTGGGTAAGAACATGATAGGGGCTTTTTATCAGCCTAAATCGGTGATTATCGACACCGATTGCCTCGCAACGCTGCCACCAAGAGAGTTTGCGGCGGGGATTGCTGAGGTGATCAAATATGGCATCATTTACGATCAGGATTTCTTTGTCTGGCTAGAAGAAAACCTCGATAAACTCTACGCACTGGATGAGCAAGCTTTGACTTATGCGATAGCTCGTTGCTGTCAAATCAAAGCAGAAGTGGTGGCTTTGGATGAAAAAGAGTCAGGCATTCGTGCATTGCTGAATCTAGGTCATACATTTGGTCATGCGATCGAAGCTGAGTTAGGTTATGGTAAATGGCTACACGGTGAAGCCGTTTCTTCAGGCACTGTGATGGCAGCAAAAACTGCCGAGCTTCAAGGGCTTATCACGGAGCAGCAAGTAGAGAGAATTCTCTCTATACTGAAGAGAGCACAATTACCTGTGCATACACCAGAAACTATGACCTTTGACGACTTCATGAAACACATGATGCGCGATAAAAAAGTTCTCGCTGGTGAACTGCGATTAGTGTTACCGACCAGTATCGGTAGCGCTGAAGTAGTGAAAGGTGTGCCTGAATCGGTTATTAAGCAAGCGATCGATTTTTGTCGCGATATCTAA